A genomic segment from Gaiellales bacterium encodes:
- a CDS encoding sulfotransferase, protein MSGLRVVGAGLGRTGTNSLKLALERLTGGPCYHMIELFANPGDLAQWRGALHGDPPDWRTFPAGYTATVDWPACAFWAGLADAYPDAIVLLSVRASADQWWRSFEATIHAGLSRPVPADQPEWAERREVTLEMLDRTFTPRWREREGAMAGYEAHNAAVREAVPAGRLVEWRAGDGWESICTALGVPVPEEPFPHVNTTAEFQAADQPSPE, encoded by the coding sequence GTGAGCGGCCTGCGCGTGGTCGGCGCCGGCCTCGGCCGCACCGGCACGAACTCGCTCAAGCTCGCGCTCGAGCGCCTCACCGGCGGGCCCTGCTACCACATGATCGAGCTGTTCGCGAACCCCGGCGACCTGGCGCAGTGGCGCGGCGCCCTGCACGGCGACCCACCCGACTGGCGCACGTTCCCCGCGGGCTACACGGCCACCGTCGACTGGCCGGCGTGTGCCTTCTGGGCCGGGCTCGCCGACGCGTACCCCGACGCGATCGTGCTGCTCTCGGTGCGCGCCTCCGCCGATCAGTGGTGGCGCAGCTTCGAGGCGACGATCCATGCGGGACTGTCGCGGCCCGTACCGGCCGACCAGCCGGAGTGGGCGGAGCGGCGGGAGGTCACCCTCGAGATGCTCGACCGCACGTTCACGCCCAGGTGGCGCGAGCGCGAAGGCGCGATGGCCGGCTACGAGGCGCACAATGCGGCCGTCCGCGAGGCGGTGCCGGCCGGCCGGCTCGTCGAATGGCGGGCGGGCGACGGCTGGGAGTCGATCTGCACAGCGCTCGGCGTCCCTGTCCCGGAGGAGCCGTTCCCGCACGTGAATACGACCGCGGAGTTCCAGGCGGCCGACCAGCCGTCGCCCGAGTGA